A part of Corynebacterium lactis RW2-5 genomic DNA contains:
- a CDS encoding gluconeogenesis factor YvcK family protein: MTSITSLGGGHGLFATLRAARQIADEVTAVVTVADDGGSSGRLRRELGQIPPGDLRMALAALSADTEKGDLWETTLQHRFGGSGALAGHAIGNLIIAGLTSVMGSEVAALDELARLLQIKGRVVPMSPIPLEIEAEVVGLEEDARVVRQVRGQVAVATTPGQVRRIRLIPEHPPAAPEAVEAIHNADLVTLGPGSWFTSVLPHLQVPGLVGALQETSATTAVVLNLVAEPGETAGFSAERHIHMLSQHASELKVDHIVIDNNTPLAPSEKNYLARAAQTLRAEVTFADVQELGEHDCLTGRHSPEKLSQALQTLL, encoded by the coding sequence GTGACCTCGATAACCAGCTTGGGTGGTGGTCACGGCCTGTTCGCCACTTTGCGGGCGGCTCGCCAGATCGCGGATGAAGTGACCGCCGTCGTCACTGTTGCAGATGATGGAGGATCGTCGGGACGGTTGCGCAGGGAATTGGGTCAGATTCCCCCAGGCGATCTCCGCATGGCGTTGGCTGCGCTTTCCGCAGATACTGAAAAGGGAGATTTGTGGGAGACGACTCTGCAGCACCGCTTCGGCGGTAGCGGAGCTTTGGCTGGCCATGCGATTGGCAACCTGATTATTGCCGGACTGACCAGCGTCATGGGCAGTGAGGTTGCCGCATTGGATGAACTAGCACGGCTGCTCCAAATTAAGGGGCGAGTTGTGCCAATGTCCCCAATTCCGTTGGAGATAGAAGCCGAAGTAGTCGGGCTAGAAGAAGATGCGCGGGTTGTTCGGCAGGTCAGGGGACAGGTCGCAGTGGCGACCACACCGGGGCAGGTACGCCGCATTCGTTTGATTCCCGAACATCCGCCAGCTGCCCCAGAAGCGGTCGAAGCAATACATAACGCTGACCTCGTCACCCTCGGACCAGGTTCTTGGTTCACATCCGTGTTACCTCACCTTCAGGTTCCCGGTCTCGTCGGGGCGCTGCAGGAAACCTCGGCTACTACTGCGGTCGTGTTGAATCTTGTTGCCGAACCAGGGGAGACCGCTGGGTTCTCTGCAGAACGGCATATTCACATGTTGTCTCAGCATGCGTCGGAGCTAAAGGTTGACCACATTGTGATCGATAACAACACTCCGCTAGCTCCATCGGAAAAGAACTATCTCGCACGCGCGGCGCAGACCCTACGCGCAGAGGTGACATTCGCCGACGTGCAGGAGCTGGGGGAGCACGACTGTCTGACTGGTCGTCACAGCCCGGAAAAGCTTTCACAAGCGTTGCAGACTTTGCTCTGA
- the ribH gene encoding 6,7-dimethyl-8-ribityllumazine synthase, with amino-acid sequence MSGAGLPEVTVPVSTDVKVGIVTSHWNEKITGKLRQEALKQAEEAGAAVTDVTVVGALEIPVVVQELARTHDAVVALGCVIKGGTPHFDYVCDSVTEGLTRIALDTSTPIGNGVLTCNTEQQAIERAGGEGASENKGREAMAAALHTAAVLKDLRAAGGK; translated from the coding sequence ATGAGTGGCGCAGGATTGCCTGAAGTCACCGTCCCGGTCTCCACGGATGTCAAGGTCGGTATCGTTACCTCGCACTGGAATGAAAAGATTACCGGGAAGCTTCGTCAGGAAGCACTAAAGCAGGCAGAGGAAGCTGGCGCGGCCGTGACGGATGTGACGGTCGTAGGAGCCCTCGAAATTCCGGTAGTCGTTCAGGAACTAGCTCGGACTCACGATGCCGTCGTCGCACTCGGATGCGTCATCAAAGGCGGTACCCCGCACTTCGACTACGTCTGTGACTCCGTCACCGAAGGCCTTACCCGAATCGCGCTGGACACATCTACCCCGATTGGTAATGGTGTTCTGACCTGCAACACCGAGCAGCAGGCCATCGAGCGTGCTGGTGGTGAAGGCGCCTCCGAGAACAAGGGCCGAGAGGCCATGGCCGCCGCGCTGCACACGGCGGCGGTATTGAAAGATCTTCGTGCAGCAGGAGGCAAATAA
- the rapZ gene encoding RNase adapter RapZ — MSNQALSPQAEKSLVLITGMSGSGRNTAASVLEEMGWYVADNLPPELIMRMVELTFEADSPVERLAIVTDVRSRAFAGNLGEVLDGLRAEGRQPYVIFFDANDDTLIARYDSVRRMHPLQENGTLTQGIAAERQMLLPIKGMSDLVVDTSDMSVHDLRRELEHQLSDSKDKVQHVTIESFGFKHGAPRDADMLFDVRFLPNPYWVPELRAGRGTNKPVADYVLGQPEAQGFLDRVASLVELVLPGYRREGKSFMTIAIGCTGGHHRSVAVTEALATRVEGLQGIELNVVHRDIDRN; from the coding sequence ATGAGCAACCAAGCCCTTTCTCCCCAAGCTGAAAAGTCGCTTGTGCTGATTACCGGCATGTCCGGATCAGGCCGTAACACTGCAGCCAGCGTGCTCGAGGAGATGGGTTGGTATGTTGCGGACAACCTTCCCCCCGAGCTGATTATGCGAATGGTGGAGTTGACGTTTGAGGCTGACTCGCCTGTAGAGAGGCTAGCCATAGTCACCGACGTCCGTTCCCGGGCCTTCGCCGGAAATCTGGGGGAGGTGCTCGACGGTCTGAGAGCAGAGGGCCGCCAGCCTTACGTCATCTTCTTCGACGCGAATGACGATACGTTGATCGCGCGCTACGATTCCGTGCGCCGCATGCATCCCCTGCAGGAAAACGGCACGCTTACTCAGGGCATTGCGGCAGAGCGTCAGATGCTGTTGCCGATTAAGGGCATGTCCGACCTTGTTGTCGATACATCTGATATGAGCGTTCACGACCTGCGGCGCGAGCTCGAGCACCAACTGTCGGATTCGAAAGACAAGGTTCAGCACGTCACCATCGAGTCCTTTGGGTTCAAGCACGGTGCACCACGAGATGCAGACATGCTTTTCGACGTTCGCTTTTTGCCGAATCCATACTGGGTGCCGGAATTGCGTGCCGGGAGAGGAACGAATAAGCCGGTCGCGGATTACGTGCTGGGCCAGCCCGAAGCACAGGGCTTCCTCGATCGAGTTGCATCCCTGGTAGAGCTCGTCCTGCCGGGGTACCGGCGCGAAGGCAAGAGCTTCATGACTATTGCGATTGGCTGCACGGGAGGACATCATCGCAGCGTCGCGGTGACGGAGGCGTTAGCGACCAGGGTTGAGGGCCTGCAGGGCATCGAGCTCAATGTGGTCCACCGAGATATCGACCGGAACTAG
- a CDS encoding bifunctional 3,4-dihydroxy-2-butanone-4-phosphate synthase/GTP cyclohydrolase II, which produces MITFDSIEKAIADIAAGKAVVVVDDEDRENEGDIIFAAEKATPELVAFMVRYSSGYICAPLTGEDCDRLNLPPMVSQNEDARGTAYTVTVDANTGTTGISAVDRANTILQLADPESNPHDFTRPGHVVPLRARDGGVLVRAGHTEASVDLARLAGLRPAGVLCEVVSEKDPTGMARSEELREFCDRHGLCLISIEQIIEYRRHNEQLVEKVVETRLPTDYGEFKAVGYRSLVNGVEHVALVVGDVSSDGGKDVLVRVHSECLTGDVFTSRRCDCGQQLHKSMEMVQEAGRGVILYMRGHEGRGIGLMPKLQAYHLQDEGADTVDANLALGLPSDAREYGTGAHILRDLGVTTMALLTNNPTKRAGLGGYGLEMSRRVPVPVEVNEDNLKYLTTKRERMGHELPWLDDYIAAHGE; this is translated from the coding sequence GTGATTACTTTCGACTCCATTGAGAAGGCCATTGCCGACATCGCGGCAGGTAAAGCGGTTGTCGTCGTCGACGACGAGGATCGGGAGAACGAAGGTGACATCATCTTCGCCGCCGAAAAGGCTACCCCTGAACTAGTTGCCTTCATGGTTCGTTATTCCTCCGGCTACATTTGCGCCCCGCTCACGGGCGAAGATTGCGACCGGCTGAACCTTCCCCCAATGGTTTCCCAAAATGAGGACGCGCGAGGAACTGCCTACACCGTCACCGTCGACGCCAATACGGGTACGACCGGTATTTCTGCGGTGGATCGCGCGAACACCATTTTGCAGTTGGCCGACCCGGAATCGAATCCGCACGACTTCACTCGCCCTGGCCACGTCGTACCGCTGCGCGCGCGGGATGGCGGTGTACTCGTTCGTGCGGGACACACCGAGGCCTCCGTGGATCTTGCGCGACTGGCCGGTCTCCGTCCCGCAGGCGTCCTGTGCGAGGTCGTATCCGAGAAGGACCCCACGGGCATGGCCCGGTCTGAGGAGCTTCGGGAATTCTGCGACCGTCACGGCCTGTGCCTGATTTCTATTGAACAGATTATTGAATACCGCCGACATAACGAACAGTTGGTGGAAAAGGTCGTCGAAACGCGCCTGCCCACGGACTACGGCGAGTTTAAGGCGGTGGGTTACCGCAGCCTGGTCAACGGCGTAGAGCATGTCGCTCTCGTCGTGGGCGATGTCTCCTCCGACGGGGGCAAGGACGTGCTCGTGCGTGTCCACTCCGAATGCCTCACCGGTGACGTATTCACCTCCCGGCGTTGCGATTGTGGCCAGCAGCTGCACAAGTCCATGGAAATGGTGCAAGAAGCAGGCCGCGGTGTCATCCTGTACATGCGCGGTCACGAGGGTCGCGGAATTGGTCTCATGCCGAAACTTCAGGCCTACCACCTGCAGGATGAAGGCGCGGACACCGTCGATGCAAACCTCGCGCTGGGCCTGCCTTCCGACGCTCGCGAATACGGTACCGGTGCCCACATCCTGCGCGATCTAGGGGTGACCACCATGGCGCTGCTGACAAATAACCCGACCAAGCGCGCAGGCCTTGGCGGTTACGGCCTGGAAATGAGCCGGAGGGTGCCAGTGCCTGTTGAAGTCAACGAGGACAACTTGAAATACTTGACTACTAAGCGTGAGCGCATGGGGCACGAACTGCCCTGGTTGGACGACTACATCGCCGCCCACGGCGAATAG
- the whiA gene encoding DNA-binding protein WhiA codes for MALTAKVKDELARVNVAQESAQAAEIATIFRFSGGLHLIAGQIVLEAELDSGAVARRLRQMLSSLYDVQASLNVLSPGGLRKSSRYIVRVTDGAELVVRQTGLVDSAGRPVRGLPRKLIMGHTVDQEAAWRGAFLAHGSLTEPGRSSSLEVTAPCPEAALALVGCARRLGIAAKSKENKSRGGDRVLIREGDAIGALLTRMGAQTTRLEWEEQRMRREVRATANRLANFDDANLRRSARAAVIAAARVSRALEILGDDVPDHLVSAGQLRVEHKQASLEELGQLANPPMTKDAVAGRIRRLLSMADRRAKEIGIPPTTAAVTDDLFDASDEEE; via the coding sequence GTGGCATTGACGGCCAAAGTCAAAGACGAGTTAGCTCGCGTTAATGTTGCCCAGGAAAGTGCGCAGGCTGCAGAGATTGCGACCATTTTCCGGTTTTCGGGCGGATTGCATCTCATAGCGGGGCAAATTGTCCTTGAAGCGGAGCTCGACTCGGGTGCTGTAGCCCGTCGCCTGCGCCAGATGCTGTCGTCGCTATACGATGTGCAGGCCTCGCTCAACGTGCTTTCGCCCGGCGGCCTCCGCAAGTCGTCCCGCTACATAGTTCGCGTGACCGATGGGGCGGAACTCGTCGTTAGGCAAACTGGCCTGGTGGACTCGGCTGGGCGACCTGTGCGCGGGCTGCCACGCAAGCTGATTATGGGACACACAGTCGATCAGGAAGCGGCCTGGCGTGGCGCATTCCTGGCACACGGTTCTTTGACCGAACCAGGTAGGTCCTCTTCTTTGGAGGTAACCGCACCGTGCCCAGAAGCCGCCCTAGCGCTAGTGGGTTGTGCTCGTCGGCTCGGGATTGCGGCCAAGAGCAAGGAGAATAAGTCTAGGGGCGGAGACCGCGTCCTGATTCGAGAGGGAGACGCGATAGGAGCCCTGCTGACCCGAATGGGAGCGCAGACAACCCGTCTCGAGTGGGAAGAACAGCGGATGCGCCGCGAGGTCCGGGCGACTGCTAACCGGCTTGCCAACTTCGACGATGCCAACCTGCGTCGTTCCGCGCGGGCCGCAGTCATTGCGGCGGCGCGAGTCAGCCGAGCTTTGGAAATTCTTGGCGACGATGTTCCGGATCATCTAGTATCGGCGGGCCAGCTCCGCGTGGAACACAAGCAGGCCTCACTGGAGGAGCTAGGACAGCTCGCGAATCCACCGATGACGAAGGATGCGGTAGCCGGCCGAATCCGCCGGCTACTCTCCATGGCCGACCGGAGAGCAAAGGAAATCGGCATTCCGCCTACTACGGCGGCTGTGACAGACGATCTTTTTGACGCATCTGACGAAGAAGAATAG
- the ribD gene encoding bifunctional diaminohydroxyphosphoribosylaminopyrimidine deaminase/5-amino-6-(5-phosphoribosylamino)uracil reductase RibD, with translation MAVFPDLLTATPLSDAAAMRLAIEAGQRVRGTTYPNPPVGCVVLDAAGIAVGAAGTQPAGGLHAEPQALAMAGQRARGGTAVVTLEPCNHQGRTPPCTAALHRAGVARVVFAVSDPNPVAAGGSAWLQQQGIEVVADYSRPEVADGYLRPWLHWQRTRRPHITLKTAATVDGFAAATDRTSQWITGAEARGRVHADRSRRQAIVVGTGTVAADDPRLSARYDSGELYDNQPLRIVVGRTEVSQEARIRGENFRQIRTHDIGVALEVMADMGLIDVLVEGGPRLAGAFLQAGAVDAIESYVAPAFLGSGLPVTAGPEHTSITDITRFRTVSVEQLGADVLIRAVRS, from the coding sequence ATGGCGGTTTTCCCAGACCTTCTGACTGCGACCCCGCTTTCCGACGCCGCCGCAATGCGGCTTGCCATCGAGGCGGGGCAACGCGTGCGAGGTACCACCTACCCGAATCCTCCGGTGGGCTGTGTCGTCCTCGACGCAGCAGGCATTGCGGTTGGCGCCGCGGGGACTCAGCCCGCAGGCGGTTTGCATGCCGAGCCCCAGGCGTTGGCTATGGCCGGGCAGCGCGCCCGCGGCGGAACCGCAGTTGTGACGCTGGAGCCCTGTAATCACCAGGGGCGCACTCCGCCCTGCACGGCGGCGCTGCACCGCGCAGGCGTCGCCCGGGTCGTGTTTGCGGTCTCCGACCCGAACCCGGTCGCCGCGGGAGGATCGGCGTGGCTCCAACAGCAGGGAATTGAGGTTGTTGCCGATTATTCCCGACCCGAAGTTGCGGACGGATATTTGCGCCCCTGGCTGCACTGGCAACGAACCCGACGGCCGCACATCACATTGAAGACCGCAGCTACCGTCGATGGCTTCGCGGCTGCTACCGATCGCACTTCCCAGTGGATTACCGGAGCCGAAGCGAGGGGCCGCGTTCACGCCGATCGCAGTCGTCGGCAAGCGATAGTGGTGGGCACTGGCACCGTTGCTGCCGATGACCCGCGACTTTCCGCTCGTTACGATTCGGGCGAACTTTACGATAATCAGCCCTTGCGAATCGTCGTGGGCCGTACCGAGGTGTCGCAGGAAGCGAGAATCCGCGGCGAGAACTTCCGGCAAATCCGCACCCACGACATTGGGGTCGCGCTGGAGGTTATGGCCGATATGGGACTAATTGATGTGCTCGTCGAAGGCGGCCCTCGTTTGGCGGGAGCTTTCCTGCAGGCCGGAGCAGTAGATGCCATCGAGTCATACGTTGCCCCTGCGTTTCTAGGGTCGGGGCTGCCGGTGACAGCGGGCCCGGAGCACACCAGTATCACCGATATCACGCGATTCCGCACTGTTTCTGTGGAGCAACTCGGAGCAGACGTGTTGATACGGGCCGTGCGAAGTTAA
- a CDS encoding riboflavin synthase: MFTGIVEELGQIAAIDRGADSITLTIHCRTVLSDARHGDSIAVNGVCLTVVDQGEDFFTADLMQETLDRSSLGQVKIGSKVNLERATAVGQRLGGHIMQGHVDGTGTVLSRTPGERWEVVRIALPDNLSKYVVEKGSIAVDGTSLTVSAVGEGFFEVSLIPTTLTDSIVGQAPVGATVNLEVDVLAKYVEKMMER, translated from the coding sequence ATGTTCACCGGAATCGTCGAGGAACTAGGGCAAATCGCCGCCATCGACCGCGGCGCCGACTCCATCACCCTAACCATTCACTGCCGTACGGTGCTCTCTGACGCCCGCCACGGCGACTCCATCGCGGTCAACGGCGTCTGCTTGACCGTCGTCGACCAGGGTGAGGACTTTTTCACTGCCGACCTGATGCAGGAGACGCTGGATCGTTCCTCCCTGGGGCAGGTTAAAATCGGTTCGAAGGTAAACCTAGAACGGGCCACCGCCGTCGGGCAGCGTCTCGGCGGTCACATCATGCAGGGCCACGTCGACGGGACCGGAACCGTGCTCTCCCGCACGCCCGGCGAACGCTGGGAAGTAGTACGGATTGCCCTGCCAGACAATTTGAGCAAATACGTCGTGGAAAAAGGCTCCATTGCCGTTGACGGAACCTCGCTGACTGTGTCAGCCGTAGGGGAGGGATTCTTCGAGGTCAGCCTCATTCCGACGACCCTCACTGACTCCATCGTGGGTCAGGCACCGGTCGGCGCGACTGTCAATCTGGAAGTCGATGTGCTGGCCAAGTACGTCGAGAAGATGATGGAAAGATAA
- the uvrC gene encoding excinuclease ABC subunit UvrC — protein MTDPSRYRPAPGTIPVEPGVYRFLDSTGRVLYVGKAKNLRARLSNYFQDLTRLHPRTRQMVQSASKVTWTVVKNEVEALQLEYTWIKRFNPRFNVMYRDDKTYPMLAVSVGEVFPRLFLYRGPRRKGVRYFGPYSHAWAIRETLDLLTRVFPARTCSKGVFNRQQALGRPCLLGYIDKCSAPCVGRVSADEHREIVKGFTSFMAGNTGPVTRRIKREMTEAAEALDFERAATLRDHLGAIDKVMERQSVVLSDAADADFIAFATDELEAAVQIFHVRSGRIYGQRGWVVEKSGEYASADFHQGEEDPSFGGLLAQFLTQFYGDAAKHADSDGDDSTSAANVVPREILVQAEPEDLGEVVVFLEDIRGSHVDIRVPQRGDKRALMDTVKRNAAEALKQHKLKRSGDLTTRSQALSELQDALFMNEAPLRIECTDISHIQGTDVVASLVVFEDGLPKKSDYRRYRIKDAAGDGHSDDVASIAEIVRRRFLRHNQDKLDVPDDESDIFVEETTDAVEAQSGTARKFAYPPQLFIVDGGAPQVAAAQAVLDELEVTDVTLVGIAKRLEEIWVPGDDEPVILPRNAEAMYLIQRIRDEAHRFAITYHRQQRSKRMRASVLDGVKGLGPARRSELVKHFGSVKALKSASVEEIEQVQGFGPALAQAVYDFLHSDSSG, from the coding sequence ATGACCGATCCCTCTAGGTATCGTCCTGCCCCCGGCACCATTCCTGTGGAGCCGGGGGTGTACCGTTTCCTCGACTCCACGGGCCGTGTTCTCTACGTCGGCAAGGCGAAGAATCTGCGCGCAAGGCTTTCTAATTACTTCCAAGACCTAACTCGTCTTCATCCGCGCACTAGGCAGATGGTTCAGTCCGCGTCTAAGGTGACGTGGACAGTCGTGAAGAACGAGGTTGAGGCGCTACAGCTCGAGTACACCTGGATTAAGCGGTTCAATCCGCGGTTCAACGTGATGTACCGCGACGATAAAACCTATCCCATGCTCGCTGTGAGCGTAGGCGAGGTCTTCCCGAGGCTATTTCTCTACCGCGGCCCACGCCGCAAGGGCGTGCGCTATTTCGGCCCCTATTCGCATGCCTGGGCAATCCGTGAGACCCTTGACCTACTCACGCGGGTTTTCCCGGCCCGAACTTGTTCTAAGGGAGTTTTCAACCGTCAGCAAGCGCTTGGCAGGCCGTGCCTCTTGGGCTATATCGACAAGTGTTCGGCGCCCTGTGTGGGAAGGGTGAGCGCCGATGAGCACCGCGAGATTGTCAAAGGTTTCACTAGCTTCATGGCGGGCAACACGGGCCCCGTGACGCGCCGGATTAAGCGAGAGATGACGGAAGCGGCCGAGGCTCTAGACTTCGAACGCGCGGCAACCCTACGCGACCATCTCGGGGCAATCGACAAGGTCATGGAGCGCCAGTCTGTTGTGCTTTCCGACGCCGCCGATGCGGACTTCATCGCATTTGCGACCGATGAGCTAGAAGCTGCTGTACAAATCTTCCATGTACGTTCCGGTCGAATTTATGGTCAACGCGGTTGGGTCGTAGAAAAGTCTGGAGAATACGCCTCCGCGGACTTCCACCAGGGAGAGGAAGACCCAAGCTTTGGTGGGCTGCTCGCGCAGTTCCTAACGCAGTTTTATGGCGATGCAGCAAAGCATGCGGATTCGGACGGTGACGATTCCACCTCAGCCGCGAATGTGGTTCCCCGGGAAATTCTCGTTCAGGCCGAACCCGAAGATCTGGGTGAGGTCGTCGTATTCTTGGAGGACATTCGTGGCTCCCACGTCGATATCCGGGTGCCACAGCGCGGCGATAAGCGCGCCCTCATGGACACGGTCAAACGCAATGCGGCAGAGGCACTGAAGCAGCATAAGTTAAAGCGCAGCGGCGATTTGACCACGCGTTCTCAGGCACTATCTGAGCTTCAAGATGCCCTTTTCATGAACGAGGCTCCGTTGCGTATTGAGTGCACCGATATTTCCCATATCCAGGGCACGGATGTGGTTGCATCGCTTGTGGTTTTCGAGGATGGCCTTCCGAAGAAGTCGGATTATCGTCGATATCGGATTAAGGATGCGGCAGGTGATGGCCATTCGGACGATGTCGCCTCTATCGCTGAGATCGTTCGGCGCAGATTCCTTCGCCACAACCAGGACAAACTCGATGTGCCGGACGACGAATCCGATATATTCGTCGAAGAAACGACAGACGCTGTCGAAGCGCAATCTGGGACCGCCAGGAAGTTTGCTTATCCTCCGCAACTCTTCATCGTCGACGGCGGTGCACCGCAGGTAGCCGCCGCGCAGGCCGTCCTGGACGAGCTGGAGGTCACTGACGTCACTCTTGTCGGCATTGCTAAAAGGCTCGAAGAGATTTGGGTTCCGGGCGATGATGAACCGGTAATCCTGCCTCGAAATGCCGAGGCGATGTACCTTATCCAGCGGATCCGCGACGAGGCGCACCGCTTCGCCATTACCTACCATCGCCAGCAGCGTTCGAAACGGATGCGCGCTTCCGTCCTGGACGGGGTTAAAGGGCTGGGCCCTGCGCGTCGCAGCGAACTGGTGAAACATTTCGGGTCCGTCAAAGCCCTCAAGAGTGCCTCTGTTGAGGAAATTGAACAAGTACAGGGTTTCGGCCCGGCGCTTGCGCAAGCGGTTTACGATTTCCTGCACTCGGATTCCAGCGGATAA
- a CDS encoding PH domain-containing protein — protein sequence MSDSAGGGQWLQIITSKTLTIWAAVAAAVVFAIHLFMGIVVDFGDTGASVTLIDRLAFPVLGAIIAAVFLLLTRARVRVSERGVEVRNLLTAKFYPWSDIYGLSFPKKAKWARLELPDFEFVPMLAVQSADGARVVEAVRKFRELEDKFMPED from the coding sequence ATGAGTGACTCTGCCGGGGGCGGCCAGTGGCTTCAGATTATTACCTCCAAAACGCTGACTATATGGGCTGCAGTCGCCGCAGCTGTGGTCTTCGCCATCCACCTATTCATGGGCATCGTCGTCGATTTCGGTGATACCGGAGCCTCTGTGACTCTCATTGACCGTCTTGCCTTTCCCGTGTTGGGCGCTATCATTGCAGCGGTTTTCCTGCTTCTGACCCGCGCGCGCGTGCGCGTAAGCGAGCGTGGCGTGGAGGTCCGTAACCTGCTGACTGCGAAGTTCTACCCTTGGAGTGACATCTACGGCCTGAGCTTCCCGAAGAAGGCAAAGTGGGCTCGTCTCGAGCTGCCGGACTTTGAATTCGTTCCCATGCTTGCTGTTCAGTCCGCGGATGGTGCACGCGTCGTCGAGGCGGTGCGAAAGTTCCGCGAGCTCGAGGACAAGTTCATGCCGGAGGATTAA